A region of Solanum dulcamara chromosome 7, daSolDulc1.2, whole genome shotgun sequence DNA encodes the following proteins:
- the LOC129895300 gene encoding potassium transporter 25-like, which yields MDPSLSPVSIHYAIKKETWRGVVVLSFQSLGVVYGRLSTTPLYAFGSIDPSHIKSGQQIYELFSFVFWTLTIIPLLKYAFIVFKADDNGEGGTFALYSLLCRRANVGLLPSDVNDTELMHQEEGTLSKMNVESRARRTIGRYKSSHYLLLLLALVGSCLIICDGIFTPALLVLSATSDLRRSLSKLAPRFTSSDKARQSVDKYLKRFIPVPVACVILVCLFMLQRYGTNRVGVIFAPIVIVWLVFISGFGLYNIIHHPQILWAISPTYMFRFINKIDITSLKLLSNIVLCIAGSEAMFADLGHFSNRSIKVTFIFLVYPALVLCYAGQAAFFSQHLGTSDDVAHLSESVTHRHLQHIFTILSLFASLVGSQATITASFSIINQCQALACFPRVKVIHTSDKVRGQVYVPDANWMLMILSLSILIGFRDISTIANATGLAVICGMLVTTCLMSLIIALQWEKSVAFLSVLFLLFFGSIEALYLSSCFLNFTEGAWCIVVLSLIFMTIMVSWHYGTIKKYEFDVENRVTVDWLTDLSPGLGVSRVPGIGFIHTNIVTGIPAFFSHFITNLPAFHQVLILLSFKSLPVPYIPKNERYLVGRIGHKEYKIYRCIVRYGYRDHVRDVNDFEDQIISSIGEFIAREERHHEALVLQEGRMIILGTNGNALVPVVEGESFQQVTDIENPTTTTTTTRRKKVRFILPVSNPKMNSSVRKELQELVDARESGTAYFLGHSHLKVRKGSNFVKQFLVMAYAFLDRNCREPPNALNIPHAALLEVGMVYTI from the exons ATGGATCCTTCACTAAGCCCTGTCTCCATTCATTATGCTATTAAG AAAGAAACATGGAGGGGCGTGGTAGTTCTATCGTTTCAAAGCCTCGGAGTAGTATATGGTCGATTAAGCACTACTCCCTTGTATGCATTCGGTTCGATTGATCCTAGCCATATCAAATCAGGACAGCAGATATATGAGCTCTTCTCCTTTGTTTTTTGGACTTTAACCATCATTCCCCTGTTGAAATATGCCTTTATAGTCTTCAAGGCTGATGATAACGGAGAAG GTGGTACATTTGCTTTGTATTCCCTACTTTGTAGGCGTGCTAATGTAGGTCTGCTTCCGAGTGATGTAAATGATACGGAGCTTATGCATCAAGAGGAAGGAACCCTTTCTAAAATGAATGTGGAATCAAGGGCAAGAAGAACGATAGGAAGATATAAAAGCAGTCACTACTTGCTCTTACTTTTGGCTTTGGTTGGTTCCTGTTTGATAATTTGTGACGGAATTTTTACCCCTGCTCTTTTGG TTTTATCAGCAACGTCAGATCTGAGACGTTCCTTGTCAAAATTGGCACCTCGAT TTACCTCTTCAGACAAGGCAAGACAATCTGTTGATAAGTATTTAAAGAGAT TTATACCAGTTCCAGTAGCATGTGTCATCTTGGTTTGCCTTTTCATGCTGCAACGTTATGGAACCAACAGGGTCGGTGTCATCTTTGCTCCAATTGTTATCGTCTGGCTTGTGTTTATAAGTGGATTCGGCTTGTACAATATAATTCATCATCCCCAAATACTCTGGGCAATATCCCCAACATACATGTTTAGGTTCATTAATAAAATAGATATCACAAGTTTGAAACTTCTGAGCAACATCGTCTTATGTATAGCAG GTTCAGAGGCAATGTTTGCAGATTTAGGTCATTTTTCAAACCGATCCATTAAG GTCACTTTTATCTTTTTGGTATATCCAGCCCTTGTCTTATGTTATGCTGGCCAAGCAGCATTTTTTTCCCAGCACCTCGGCACTTCAGATGATGTAGCTCATCTTAGTGAATCTGTGACACATA GACACCTTCAGCACATATTCACAATTTTGTCCCTTTTTGCTTCCCTCGTGGGTAGCCAAGCCACGATTACTGCAAGTTTTTCCATCATAAATCAGTGTCAAGCACTTGCTTGCTTCCCGAGGGTCAAAGTTATCCACACATCAGATAAAGTGCGCGGACAGGTTTATGTTCCTGATGCAAACTGGATGCTTATGATCCTTAGCCTGTCAATCTTGATAGGTTTCCGAGACATATCAACTATTGCAAATGCTACAG GTTTAGCTGTTATTTGTGGAATGCTGGTGACAACTTGTCTTATGTCACTAATTATAGCACTGCAATGGGAGAAGAGTGTTGCATTTCTCTCtgttttgtttttgttattcTTTGGTTCGATTGAGGCATTGTACCTATCGTCATGTTTCTTGAACTTTACCGAGGGAGCTTGGTGCATCGTTGTTTTGTCGTTGATTTTCATGACAATCATGGTCTCTTGGCACTATGGTACCATCAAAAAGTATGAATTCGACGTAGAGAACAGGGTGACCGTGGACTGGCTGACAGACCTGAGTCCTGGACTCGGAGTTTCTAGAGTCCCCGGCATTGGATTCATCCATACTAACATTGTGACAGGAATCCCAGCTTTTTTCTCCCATTTCATCACCAACCTCCCTGCATTCCATCAAGTGCTGATTTTACTGTCCTTCAAGTCTTTGCCCGTCCCATACATTCCCAAAAATGAACGATACCTTGTAGGCAGGATCGGTCATAAGGAATACAAGATATATAGATGCATTGTTCGCTATGGATATCGTGATCATGTAAGGGATGTTAATGATTTCGAGGATCAAATTATTAGCTCTATAGGCGAGTTCATAGCTAGAGAGGAACGACATCACGAAGCCTTGGTTTTACAAGAGGGAAGGATGATAATTTTGGGGACAAATGGAAATGCATTGGTCCCTGTTGTTGAAGGTGAAAGTTTTCAACAAGTAACAGATATTGAAAAtcctactactactactactactacaagGAGAAAAAAAGTTAGATTTATATTGCCTGTAAGTAATCCTAAGATGAATTCATCAGTAAGGAAGGAACTTCAAGAACTTGTTGATGCAAGGGAAAGTGGCACTGCCTATTTTTTGGGGCATTCACATTTGAAAGTACGTAAAGGGTCGAATTTTGTGAAGCAATTTCTTGTTATGGCTTATGCTTTTCTTGATAGGAATTGTAGAGAGCCTCCAAATGCATTAAACATCCCTCATGCTGCTCTTTTGGAAGTTGGAATGGTCTATACAATATAA
- the LOC129895685 gene encoding bidirectional sugar transporter N3-like produces MAGVFDHWAFAFGVLGNIVSFIVFLSPIPTFYTIYKKKSTEGYQSIPYVVALFSSMLWIYYAILKTNTPLLITINSFGVFIETIYVGFYLFYAPKKAKVQTVKMLMLSVVGGFGAIVLVTEFLFKGVVRGQVVGWICLIFSLCVFVAPLGIVRQVIKTKSVEYMPLLLSVFLTLSAVMWFFYGLLLKDINIAAPNVLGFIFGILQIVLYAIYSKKEKTILKEQKLPEIQKPEVIVKDENMNATKKLTELTQEQIIDIVKLAGLLVVTDKVQVATCPNDTNCGVKAATKLENMPKLQTVAI; encoded by the exons ATGGCAGGTGTTTTTGATCACTGGGCTTTCGCTTTTGGTGTCCTTG GTAACATTGTCTCGTTCATTGTGTTCCTTTCTCCAAT ACCCACGTTCTATACAATTTACAAGAAGAAATCAACAGAAGGGTATCAGTCAATTCCATACGTGGTTGCTCTCTTTAGTTCCATGCTTTGGATTTACTACGCAATTTTGAAAACCAACACCCCCTTACTCATCACTATTAACTCATTTGGTGTCTTCATTGAGACTATCTACGTTGGTTTCTACCTTTTCTATGCACCAAAGAAAGCCAAG GTCCAAACTGTAAAAATGCTCATGTTATCAGTGGTTGGTGGATTTGGTGCAATAGTCCTGGTTACCGAATTTCTATTCAAAGGAGTCGTTCGTGGACAAGTGGTTGGATGGATTTGCCTTATTTTCTCCTTATGTGTGTTTGTTGCTCCCTTAGGCATTGTG AGACAAGTCATCAAGACCAAGAGTGTGGAATACATGCCACTTCTCCTATCAGTTTTTCTCACATTAAGTGCAGTCATGTGGTTCTTCTATGGTCTTCTACTAAAGGACATTAACATTGCC gcTCCAAATGTATTGGGATTCATATTTGGTATACTCCAAATTGTGCTCTATGCAATATATAGCAAAAAGGAGAAGACCATCTTAAAGGAGCAGAAACTTCCAGAGATACAAAAACCTGAAGTCATTGTGAAGGATGAGAACATGAATGCAACTAAGAAGCTTACAGAACTCACACAGGAACAAATTATTGACATAGTGAAGCTTGCAGGTTTACTGGTTGTTACTGATAAAGTACAGGTTGCCACGTGTCCGAATGATACTAATTGTGGAGTTAAAGCAGCTACTAAACTAGAAAACATGCCCAAGTTGCAAACTGTGGCAATCTAG
- the LOC129895337 gene encoding dihydropyrimidine dehydrogenase (NADP(+)), chloroplastic: MASLGLAQRIRIGLDGNSGIEPMMGRAGRLNFGRKRVGFRVMALEGQSVEPDLSVTVNGLKMPNPFVIGSGPPGTNYTVMKRAFDEGWGGVIAKTVSLEADKVKNVTPRYAKLRADANGSAKGQIIGWQNIELISDRPLETMLKEFRQLKEEYPDRILIASIMEEYNKAAWEELIYRVEETGIDAFEINFSCPHGMPERRMGAAVGQDCDLLEEVCGWINAVATVPVWAKMTPNITDITKPARVALNQECEGVSAINTIMSVMGINLDTLRPEPCVEGYSTPGGYSAKAVHPIALAKVMNIARMMKSEFGDKDYSLSAIGGVETGGDAAEFILLGANTVQVCTGVMMHGYGLVKTLCSELKDFMRKHNFSSIEDFRGTSLEYFTTHTDLVRRQQEAIRQRKAVKKGLLSDKDWTGDGFVQETESMVSN; encoded by the exons ATGGCGTCTCTTGGATTGGCTCAACGAATCAGAATTGGGCTTGATGGGAACTCGGGTATTGAACCGATGATGGGTCGGGCGGGTCGGTTAAATTTCGGTAGAAAACGAGTTGGGTTCAGAGTTATGGCCTTAGAGGGCCAGTCTGTGGAGCCCGATCTCAGTGTTACTGTTAACGGGTTGAAAATGCCTAACCCATTTGTTATCGGGTCGGGTCCTCCCGGGACCAACTATACAGTGATGAAGAGAGCCTTTGATGAAGGCTGGGGTGGTGTTATCGCCAAAACG GTGTCTTTGGAAGCTGATAAAGTTAAAAATGTGACCCCAAGATATGCTAAACTAAGAGCAGATGCAAATGGTTCTGCCAAAGGACAAATTATTGGGTGGCAGAATATTGAGCTCATTAGTGATCGACCTCTGGAAACAATGCTGAAAGAGTTCAGGCAGTTGAAAGAAGAGTATCCAGATAGGATACTTATTGCTTCTATCATGGAAGAGTACAACAAAGCTGCTTGGGAGGAACTTATTTACAGAGTTGAGGAAACTGGAATT GATGCCTTTGAAATCAACTTCTCATGTCCCCATGGTATGCCTGAACGTAGAATGGGTGCTGCTGTTGGTCAAGATTGTGATCTCTTGGAGGAGGTCTGCGGATGGATCAATGCTGTAGCCACAGTTCCAGTTTGGGCAAAGATGACCCCTAATATCACGGACATTACCAAG CCGGCTAGGGTGGCTCTTAACCAAGAGTGTGAGGGGGTATCTGctataaatacaatcatgagTGTAATGGGAATCAATCTTGACACCTTAAGGCCCGAGCCTTGTGTTGAGGG ATACTCTACTCCTGGAGGCTACTCAGCAAAGGCAGTGCATCCAATTGCCCTTGCAAAAGTAATGAACATTGCACGGATGATGAAGTCAGAATTTGGAGATAAGGACTATTCACTCTCTGCTATTGGGGGAGTTGAGACAGGTGGTGATGCCGCGGAGTTTATTCTTCTCGGAGCAAATACTGTACAG GTTTGTACCGGTGTCATGATGCATGGATATGGACTTGTGAAAACGTTGTGCTCTGAGCTGAAAGATTTCATGAGAAAGCACAATTTTTCTTCTATAGAAGATTTCAGAGG AACGTCACTTGAATACTTCACAACTCACACAGATTTGGTGAGAAGGCAGCAAGAAGCCATACGTCAAAGAAAAGCGGTTAAGAAAGGTTTACTATCAGATAAAGACTGGACAGGAGATGGTTTTGTGCAAGAAACTGAAAGCATGGTTTCCAACTAG
- the LOC129895807 gene encoding 40S ribosomal protein S3a, translating into MAVGKNKRISKGKKGGKKKAADPYAKKDWYDIKAPSVFEIKNVGKTLVTRTQGTKIASEGLKHRVFEVSLADLQKDEDQAFRKIRLRAEDVQGRNVLTNFHGMDFTTDKLRSLVRKWQTLIEAHVDVKTTDSYTLRMFCIAFTKKRPNQQKRTCYAQSSQIRQIRRKMVEIMRNQASSCDLKELVAKFIPESIGREIEKATSSIFPLQNVYIRKVKILKAPKFDLGKLMEVHGDYSEDVGVKLDRPADETVAEAEAEVPGA; encoded by the exons ATGGCCGTCGG CAAAAACAAGAGGATTTCCAAGGGAAAGAAGGGAGGAAAGAAGAAGGC GGCGGATCCCTACGCAAAGAAGGACTGGTACGACATCAAGGCACCATCTGTTTTTGAAATCAAAAACGTCGGCAAAACCCTTGTTACCAGGACTCAGGGTACCAAG ATTGCTTCAGAGGGCCTAAAACATAGAGTATTTGAAGTTAGCCTGGCTGATCTTCAGAAGGATGAGGATCAGGCTTTCAGGAAAATCCGTTTGAGAGCAGAAGATGTGCAAGGGAGGAATGTCCTCACTAACTTCCAT GGAATGGATTTCACAACAGACAAGTTGAGATCTCTGGTCCGCAAATGGCAGACTTTGATTGAGGCCCATGTGGATGTCAAGACTACAGACAGCTATACTCTTAGGATGTTCTGCATTGCTTTTACAAAGAAGCGTCCAAACCAGCAGAAGCGTACCTGTTATGCCCAGAGCAGCCAGATCCGTCAG ATCCGCAGGAAGATGGTTGAGATCATGAGAAACCAAGCAAGTTCCTGTGACTTGAAGGAGTTGGTTGCCAAATTCATCCCTGAATCAATTGGCAGGGAGATTGAGAAAGCAACTTCCAGCATCTTCCCCCTACAAAATGTTTATATTCGAAAGGTCAAGATCCTCAAGGCCCCTAAATTTGATCTTGGCAAGCTGATGGAG GTTCATGGTGACTATTCAGAAGATGTTGGTGTGAAGTTGGATCGGCCAGCTGATGAGACAGTAGCAGAGGCAGAGGCCGAGGTTCCTGGAGCTTAG
- the LOC129896050 gene encoding pentatricopeptide repeat-containing protein At5g16860, which translates to MIVPASLPPKLSDLALFQFRFKASSFFAFFSSSTPLLRAATPSFTQLLKQCKSCIKAKLVVAGSFSPSAYPTTWSSQVVFYWNNLIKRGVILRHHESALVLFREMLRLDWNPDGYTYPYVLKACGELQSLISGESVHSLILASGLDSNVFVCNGLIAMYGKCGLLGHARQVFDETVVRGTADVISWNSIVAAYVQKDEDTKVLELFDSMVSLNSFELRPDAVSLVNVLPACGSSGAWKRGKQLQGYAIRRCLHEDIFVGNAIVDMYAKCKRLDDANKVFELMEVKDVVSWNALVTGYSQIGRFDEAFGLFERMREVEIDLNVVTWSAVISGYAQRDLGYEALNIFKEMQLSGAEPNVITLVSVLSGCAAVGALRQGKETHCYAIKRMLSLEGSSAEEDLMVINALIDMYAKCKEMKIAQAMFDDIGRRDRNVVTWTVMIGGYAQHGDANDALEFFSAMLKDEYSVIPNAYTISCALVACARLSSLRIGRQIHAYVLRQGYEPTIVFVANCLIDMYAKSGDVDAARLVFDNMKQRNTVSWTSLMTGYGMHGRGEEALQVFNVMRGEGLPIDGVTFLVVLYACSHSGMVEQGMNYFNNMKGDFGVVPGAEHYACMIDILGRAGRLDEAMKLIERMPMEPTSVVWVALLSACRVHKNVDLAEHAAAKLSELESENDGTYTLLSNIYANAKRWKDVARIRSLMKHSGIRKRPGCSWVQAKKETVTFFVGDRCHPMSEKIYALLEDLIHRIKAMGYIPETSFALHDVDDEEKGDLLIEHSEKLALAYGILTSAPGVPIRITKNLRVCGDCHTAMTYISKIIEHEIILRDSSRFHHIKNGSCSCRGFW; encoded by the coding sequence ATGATTGTTCCCGCATCGTTGCCTCCAAAACTTTCAGACTTAGCCCTGTTTCAGTTTCGCTTCAAAGCCAGTTCCTTCTTCgctttcttctcttcatcaacGCCATTACTCAGAGCAGCAACTCCTTCTTTTACCCAATTACTCAAACAATGCAAGTCTTGTATCAAGGCCAAACTCGTCGTTGCCGGCTCCTTTTCACCCTCAGCATACCCCACAACATGGTCGTCCCAGGTTGTGTTCTATTGGAACAACCTCATCAAACGCGGCGTTATTCTCCGACATCACGAGAGTGCCCTGGTCCTCTTCCGCGAAATGTTGAGACTTGATTGGAACCCAGATGGCTACACATACCCTTATGTCCTCAAGGCATGTGGTGAGCTTCAGTCCCTTATTTCTGGTGAATCCGTCCATTCCCTGATTCTAGCATCTGGGTTGGACTCCAATGTGTTTGTATGCAATGGTCTTATTGCTATGTATGGGAAATGTGGGCTGTTGGGTCATGCACGCCAGGTGTTTGATGAAACGGTTGTGAGAGGAACTGCTGATGTTATTTCATGGAATTCGATAGTGGCGGCTTATGTACAGAAGGATGAGGATACGAAAGTTTTGGAATTGTTTGATTCGATGGTTTCGTTGAATAGTTTTGAGCTGCGTCCTGACGCTGTTAGTTTAGTTAATGTACTTCCAGCTTGTGGTTCTTCAGGGGCGTGGAAACGAGGAAAACAACTTCAGGGTTATGCGATACGGAGATGTTTGcatgaggatatttttgtagGAAATGCAATTGTGGATATGTATGCAAAATGCAAGCGTTTGGATGATGCTAACAAGGTTTTTGAGCTAATGGAGGTGAAAGATGTGGTTTCTTGGAACGCATTGGTAACTGGGTATTCTCAGATAGGACGATTTGATGAGGCTTTTGGACTGTTTGAGAGAATGAGGGAAGTAGAGATTGATTTGAATGTTGTAACGTGGAGTGCTGTGATTTCGGGGTATGCACAGAGGGATTTAGGCTATGAAGCGCTCAATATCTTTAAGGAGATGCAGCTTTCTGGGGCAGAGCCAAATGTGATCACTCTTGTTTCTGTGCTTTCAGGTTGTGCTGCTGTTGGAGCACTGCGTCAAGGGAAGGAAACTCATTGCTATGCCATTAaaagaatgttgagtttggaaGGAAGCAGTGCTGAGGAGGATCTCATGGTGATTAATGCTCTGATTGACATGTATGCAAAGTGCAAGGAGATGAAAATTGCTCAGGCCATGTTTGATGATATTGGCAGGAGAGATAGGAATGTTGTCACATGGACAGTCATGATTGGTGGATATGCCCAGCACGGCGATGCAAATGATGCTTTAGAATTTTTTTCGGCGATGCTGAAGGATGAGTACTCCGTAATCCCAAATGCATATACTATATCGTGTGCTCTGGTAGCTTGCGCTCGTCTTTCTAGTCTTAGGATTGGTAGGCAAATTCATGCATATGTGTTACGACAAGGGTATGAACCTACAATAGTCTTTGTGGCTAACTGTCTCATTGACATGTATGCCAAATCTGGAGATGTTGATGCAGCTAGACTTGTTTTCGATAACATGAAGCAGAGGAATACTGTCTCATGGACATCCCTGATGACTGGCTATGGAATGCATGGTCGTGGGGAGGAGGCTCTCCAAGTGTTTAACGTAATGAGAGGAGAAGGTCTGCCCATAGATGGTGTAACTTTTCTTGTTGTGCTATACGCTTGTAGCCACTCTGGAATGGTTGAGCAGGGTATGAATTACTTCAACAATATGAAGGGGGATTTTGGAGTTGTTCCTGGGGCTGAACACTATGCCTGCATGATTGATATTTTGGGTCGTGCTGGTCGACTGGATGAAGCTATGAAGCTCATTGAACGCATGCCAATGGAACCAACCTCAGTAGTATGGGTTGCACTGCTTAGTGCTTGTAGAGTCCATAAAAATGTGGATCTTGCAGAGCATGCTGCTGCAAAGCTGTCAGAATTGGAATCTGAGAATGATGGGACTTATACActtctttcaaatatatatgCTAATGCCAAACGTTGGAAAGATGTGGCCCGAATTAGATCCCTTATGAAACATTCTGGCATAAGGAAGAGACCTGGATGTAGTTGGGTTCAAGCAAAGAAGGAGACTGTTACATTTTTTGTCGGGGACAGATGTCATCCAATGTCTGAAAAGATATATGCTCTCTTAGAAGACCTGATTCACCGTATCAAAGCAATGGGGTATATTCCGGAGACAAGTTTTGCGCTTCATGATGTAGATGATGAGGAGAAAGGTGATCTTCTTATTGAACATAGTGAAAAGTTGGCCCTTGCTTATGGCATTCTCACATCAGCTCCTGGAGTGCCTATTAGAATAACCAAGAACCTGCGAGTTTGTGGAGACTGTCATACTGCAATGACATATATCTCCAAAATCATTGAACATGAAATTATACTGAGGGACTCAAGTCGCTTCCATCATATCAAGAATGGATCTTGCTCTTGTAGAGGATTTTGGTAG